GATCTGGAAGAGAGTATTAAAGTAACCAGACAATTATTAGGTGAAGTTGAAATTAATATTCATGAAGATGATAAAAAAATAGTGAACAAGAAACAATTGCCACCTAAAAAAGTTAAAAAGTCTACTACAGGAGAAATAAAAAAAGATATGCATGTACGCCACCTACAGTGGAATAGAGAGGGCGTAGTAGTATCAGAAATTAACGATAAGAAACAAGTTCAGGTTCAGTTTGGTTCAATGAAAATGTGGGTAGATGTTAATATTTTAGATGAAATACAAAAACCACAAAAGAAAAGCTCTGGTGTTATAATAACCAGAAATCAATCTGTAAAAATTGGTTTAGAGTTAGATATAAGAGGAAAAACAATATCTGAAGCTGAACAGGAAATTGATTTATACCTCGATAAAGCTATATTAGATGGTAGAAAAGAAGTTGGTATTATACATGGTAAAGGTACTGGTGCCCTAAGAAAAGGCGTAAGAGAATACCTGCAAAACCATCCACAAGTTGTAACAATGCGTTATGGAGTAGCGGCTGAAGGCGGTTATGGAATAACCATTGTTGAGTTAAATAAGTAAAATAGTTGCCCTGCAGGGGGCAACTATTTTTTATTTAACGGGGTGGATATTTCACTTTGTGAAATATGGGGTGGACTCGCCTTTGGCATCGTGGGGTGGGTAGTTGATAAGTCAACTACGGGGTGGGTTCGCCTTGCTCACGGACTTTATGCTCGCTATCGCGTCGCAATTATCACGTAAACAAAGTGATACGTTGCAAAGCAAATCCCCACCGCGCGAACGGGTGAGCCCAAACCGTTTTGCCCTAACAAACCCACCCCACGAAGATTTTAAGCGAGTCCAACCCAGAATTGCCTGCAATTATCCACACCAAAAAAGGGGCAGTCGGGAAATGACTAAAAACAGTTTCCCGGCTGTTTTTATTTAGAATTGTTTAGATTTCAATAAAAATTCAAATTTAAAATTTGATATTATGGTAATAATTAGGTAGTGAGCTTAATTTAAAGTACAACAAATAAGCTTAAAAATAGACTAGAGCAAAAATTGAATTAAGATGCTTTTATCTCGTATTTTAAGAGTTGATTAGTCATGAATCTATGATATTTATTAATATTTTTAGCAAATACATAGAATAGTATTTCTTTATACACTTTCTCTTGGGAGCGATTATTAAACCTTCTAAAACCATTATTTTCTATTCATTTCCTAAAAAAGAACCTTCTGTTTCAATAGAACGAATAACTCTATTAATACCTTGGTCACTTTGTATTAAACTATCCGATGTGACATTAAGCCTTTCCCAAGTATATTTATTCTCAATTTTTATTTTTATTTATGTCTTTTTCTGTGTACTTATATAAACATTTTTTATGTGAACAACCATCACAACTTTGGCTACGATACACTTACTTCTTTTTATGCAAGTTTTGTATTTTTGCTAAGAGCATAACAACTTAATTAACAGTTCTCCACAAGTTCTTAGTTTATACCCAATCGATGTTTGGGCATATAAAGTATTAATGAAATAATAATCTCTAATTATTAAAATAATATTATTCTAATATTTTTTAATATTACTGTTATATTTATGCACATTTTTCTTTTCTTTTTGCCTTTTTAATATTAGATAGTTTATTTTTAGTTGAGCTATAAATTTAGATCTCTGTATTTACATATTAAAATTAACTAATAATTTAATTTAAGGAAGTGATTTTTATATTAGTTACAGACAGACAATTCTTGAGTTATATAAAGATATGCTTAAAGGGCAAAACTATTCGTTTTAAAAAACATATTAATGATTATTACTCTAAAGAGCTTTTAATTTTAAACTCTAAAGTGGAAAAAGAAGCTTTTGAAATATTAGAATTATTACCTGATGAATCAATACAAGATTTTTTTTATTGCTTTAGCAAAGAAATACTGCATAAATTTCTTAAAAACATACTATCTACCAGAGAACATAAAGTCATTACCCTAACAGTAATTGAGAATAGAACAGATGAATCAGTAGGAGGTAGTTTAAATATTTCTCGATCTACAGTATCTAGAGTACGTAAAAAAGCTTTGAATAAGATCAAGATAAATCTTAAAAAAGGAGGTATGTTTTGTGGATGAAATGTTAAAGTCAATAGGTAATTTTGGATTTCCTATTGTAATAACTATCTACTTATTAGTACGAATTGAAGGTAAACTTGAGCAATTAAGGTTATCTCTACTTGAGCTAACAGAGAGTATTAGAGATCTAAAATATCTTAAGGTTGATTAATATGAAATTCACTGAACTTATAGAAGAAATTCAAGTCACAGACAATGAAGTTGCATGGCAAAAAATGCTTGATAAATTAGAACCTTTAATTAATTCTCTCTCAAGATATGTCCCCTCACAATATCGTGATGACCTAAGACAAGTACTCTATATAGAAGTAATAAGAGTTGTTAGAAGCTTTAAACTTGAAAAATAAATATTAAAATTTGCACGTTTTGTTGTTGACGATGTCTTTTAAGTAATAGAAAGCTAGTTTTCAAAATAAATACTA
This Clostridium sp. 'deep sea' DNA region includes the following protein-coding sequences:
- a CDS encoding helix-turn-helix domain-containing protein, with product MKFTELIEEIQVTDNEVAWQKMLDKLEPLINSLSRYVPSQYRDDLRQVLYIEVIRVVRSFKLEK
- a CDS encoding sigma factor-like helix-turn-helix DNA-binding protein; its protein translation is MSYIKICLKGKTIRFKKHINDYYSKELLILNSKVEKEAFEILELLPDESIQDFFYCFSKEILHKFLKNILSTREHKVITLTVIENRTDESVGGSLNISRSTVSRVRKKALNKIKINLKKGGMFCG
- a CDS encoding YvrJ family protein, which encodes MLKSIGNFGFPIVITIYLLVRIEGKLEQLRLSLLELTESIRDLKYLKVD